A stretch of the Sphingosinithalassobacter tenebrarum genome encodes the following:
- a CDS encoding glycoside hydrolase family 108 protein, whose amino-acid sequence MSIESMIEATIGKEGRYSDHPSDRGGKTMWGIIERVARKHGYRGDMRELPRDTAVAIYRQEYAIEPGFAAVARISPVIGEELFDTGVNMGPSVPALWFQQWLNALNRRGRDYPDIAEDGDIGPVTLAAYRAFIGKRGRGGESVMLKGLNCSQGARYLDLARNRQPNEDFVFGWLANRVGVA is encoded by the coding sequence ATGAGCATCGAAAGCATGATCGAAGCCACCATCGGAAAGGAAGGGCGCTACAGCGATCACCCCTCCGATCGCGGCGGCAAGACAATGTGGGGCATCATCGAGCGCGTCGCGCGCAAGCATGGCTATCGCGGCGACATGCGTGAACTTCCCCGAGACACCGCCGTCGCGATCTACCGGCAGGAATATGCCATCGAACCGGGCTTTGCAGCAGTGGCCCGAATCAGCCCGGTGATCGGCGAAGAACTGTTCGACACGGGCGTAAATATGGGGCCGTCGGTCCCTGCGCTCTGGTTTCAGCAGTGGTTGAACGCGCTTAACCGGCGGGGTCGCGACTATCCCGACATTGCTGAGGATGGCGACATCGGCCCGGTCACGCTGGCGGCATACCGCGCCTTCATCGGCAAGCGTGGCAGGGGCGGGGAGTCGGTCATGCTCAAGGGGCTGAACTGCTCTCAGGGCGCGCGGTATCTCGACCTTGCGCGCAATCGCCAGCCCAATGAGGACTTCGTGTTCGGCTGGCTTGCCAACCGAGTGGGGGTTGCGTGA
- a CDS encoding phytase — MFLLAGCAGSERPATILPAVEVPVSGETTPVGSDPTQDAADDPAIWAAPEAADASFQGNPVDALILGTDKKAGLYVYGMDGNSLQFLPDGLLNNVDLVPDGAGFVAAASDRGRMGVALYRYAGSGEVFPAGFIASDVVEPYGFCMGMWDGKIIAVLVAKDGDVRIYALTGSGTEMGGTEIDRFAVGSQSEGCAIDEAAGDLYIGEEEVGLWRYRLGDTANRTLIEPTEGDKLITDVEGVTVLVDGDTRYLLVSSQGDSAFAVWRLDGETPVYLNRFRVVAANGVDGVSGTDGIDALGGAAGPFPRGLVVTQDDDNEGQSQNFKLIDWRAILAAVEP, encoded by the coding sequence ATGTTCCTGCTGGCGGGATGCGCGGGCAGCGAGCGTCCGGCGACGATCCTGCCGGCGGTCGAGGTTCCCGTATCGGGAGAAACCACGCCCGTTGGTTCGGATCCAACGCAGGACGCAGCCGATGATCCCGCGATCTGGGCTGCACCCGAAGCCGCAGACGCAAGCTTCCAGGGCAATCCGGTCGACGCGCTGATCCTGGGAACCGACAAGAAGGCGGGTCTCTATGTCTATGGGATGGACGGGAATTCGCTTCAGTTCCTGCCCGACGGGCTGCTAAACAATGTCGATCTGGTGCCCGATGGCGCGGGGTTCGTCGCCGCCGCGTCGGATCGCGGGCGGATGGGCGTTGCGCTCTATCGCTACGCCGGATCGGGCGAAGTCTTCCCCGCCGGATTCATCGCCTCCGACGTCGTCGAACCCTATGGCTTCTGCATGGGCATGTGGGACGGCAAGATCATTGCAGTGCTGGTCGCCAAGGATGGTGACGTGCGCATCTATGCGCTGACCGGCAGCGGCACCGAAATGGGCGGTACCGAAATCGATCGATTCGCCGTCGGATCGCAATCCGAAGGCTGCGCGATCGATGAGGCTGCGGGCGACCTCTATATCGGCGAGGAGGAAGTCGGGCTGTGGCGCTACCGGCTGGGTGACACGGCGAATCGCACGCTGATCGAACCGACCGAAGGCGACAAGCTGATCACCGATGTCGAGGGCGTGACGGTGCTGGTCGATGGCGACACGCGCTATCTGCTGGTGTCGAGCCAGGGCGACAGCGCCTTCGCCGTATGGCGGCTGGACGGCGAAACGCCGGTCTATCTGAACCGCTTTCGCGTTGTTGCGGCTAATGGCGTTGACGGCGTCAGCGGAACCGACGGCATCGATGCGCTGGGCGGCGCGGCGGGCCCCTTCCCCCGCGGTCTGGTTGTCACGCAGGACGACGACAACGAAGGACAATCCCAGAATTTCAAGCTGATAGACTGGCGCGCGATTCTGGCTGCCGTGGAACCCTGA